From a region of the Lactuca sativa cultivar Salinas chromosome 4, Lsat_Salinas_v11, whole genome shotgun sequence genome:
- the LOC111897120 gene encoding pentatricopeptide repeat-containing protein At1g55890, mitochondrial: MSSAAYSRLRGIFKSSTATATVVPTSNSTATATVVPTSNSTSTTTTTTTTTKIVKEKIKRPKKPPTVPTTTAPAAVTTIISRPKNENLAFQPLPMSQLTASLGNLRSFIDQFKRASNLGPFRYSYKYYDDVVSHLARAKQHSYIEEILEHQKRYKTDMSNEAFVARLISLYGKSRMYDHARKLFDEMPELNCPRTVLSANALLTACVNSKKLNEMSDLFRELRDEFSIDPDDVSYNIVIKAFCEMDATDSALLVADEMEKNGFKCNLYTYNTILDALYAEGNISEADKLWNEMKSKNLEPDVRTYNSKIRGLIIDKRITEAIELLDEMKNKGVNPDVYTYNGLIHGFVKEDDLVEVKKWYTKMVENGIVPDSVTFRIIIPFASKKGDYKFGFELSKEGLRMEINVGRLSLQGVLDGLVKESAIDEAKELVELVKGSDFIYYKLKVFNHSKFGG; this comes from the coding sequence ATGTCTTCCGCCGCTTACAGCCGTCTCCGCGGCATTTTCAAGAGCAGCACCGCCACAGCAACAGTTGTACCCACCTCCAACTCCACCGCCACAGCAACAGTTGTACCCACCTCCAACTCCACCTCCACGACGACGACCACCACCACTACGACGAAAATAGTAAAGGAAAAGATAAAGAGGCCTAAAAAACCCCCCACCGTCCCCACAACGACCGCCCCTGCCGCCGTTACCACCATCATTTCGCGACCCAAGAATGAAAACCTGGCCTTTCAGCCATTACCCATGTCACAGCTAACAGCTTCCTTAGGAAACCTCAGATCCTTCATTGATCAATTCAAGAGAGCCTCGAACCTGGGCCCTTTTCGTTACAGCTACAAGTACTACGACGATGTCGTCTCCCACCTTGCACGCGCCAAACAGCATTCCTACATCGAAGAAATCCTCGAACACCAAAAGAGATACAAAACCGACATGAGCAACGAGGCATTCGTAGCTCGACTAATCTCATTGTACGGGAAATCAAGAATGTATGACCACGCACGCAAGCTGTTCGACGAAATGCCTGAACTAAATTGTCCACGCACAGTCTTATCCGCCAACGCCCTTCTCACAGCCTGTGTCAATTCAAAAAAATTAAACGAGATGTCTGATCTTTTCCGGGAGCTACGCGATGAATTCTCCATTGATCCTGACGATGTATCTTACAATATTGTAATCAAAGCTTTCTGCGAGATGGATGCCACTGATTCCGCATTACTAGTTGCAGACGAAATGGAGAAAAACGGATTCAAGTGTAATTTATATACATACAACACCATTCTTGACGCACTATACGCAGAAGGTAACATTTCAGAAGCTGATAAACTATGGAACGAGATGAAAAGCAAGAATCTTGAACCTGATGTAAGAACTTATAATTCAAAGATCCGAGGATTGATTATTGATAAAAGAATCACAGAAGCTATTGAGTTGCTCGATGAGATGAAGAACAAAGGGGTAAACCCTGATGTTTATACTTACAACGGTTTGATCCATGGATTTGTGAAAGAAGATGATTTGGTAGAAGTAAAGAAATGGTACACAAAAATGGTGGAAAACGGGATTGTTCCTGATTCAGTAACATTTAGGATAATTATCCCATTTGCATCTAAAAAGGGTGATTATAAATTCGGATTTGAGTTGAGCAAAGAGGGTTTGCGTATGGAGATCAATGTTGGTAGATTAAGTTTGCAGGGAGTTTTGGATGGATTAGTGAAGGAATCCGCCATTGATGAAGCAAAGGAGCTTGTGGAGCTTGTGAAGGGAAGTGATTTCATATACTATAAACTCAAGGTGTTTAATCATTCGAAATTTGGAGGTTGA
- the LOC111897119 gene encoding uncharacterized protein LOC111897119, with protein MQPFTQTQPQFDPNFDPFDFDSQPEFAPQAQLQPQISISECEPEFVPQTQPSQPGNKRKEKAESKLWEPQEVLVLAQSWIDVSEDVKMGRNQIHDRFWMQIRARFHKGMNLEPYRNKHQVYSKWGKINKNFMLFNDLYNMKRQWKNCESDEVILEKAFNIYQKEQKNTFKFFEVWNLLKGNKKWQNLKTSDEHINNGSKQSRTSESEHTSSDARVGFDLNKDESVQVSPPPTNGKGQNKKQRQRKSIESRKQRDNNLSVLSMDTSNLTGDALQVVLQIKEDVKKRYTNLG; from the exons ATGCAACCATTTACACAAACTCAACCACAATTTGATCCAAATTTTGATCCTTTTGATTTTGATTCTCAACCAGAGTTTGCTCCACAAGCACAATTACAACCACAAATATCCATTTCCGAATGTGAACCAGAATTTGTTCCACAAACTCAACCTTCTCAACCAGgaaataaaagaaaagagaaggcgGAATCTAAGCTGTGGGAACCTCAAGAAGTGTTAGTATTAGCACAATCATGGATTGACGTTTCAGAGGACGTGAAGATGGGAAGGAACCAAATACATGATCGTTTTTGGATGCAAATTAGAGCTAGATTCCACAAAGGAATGAACCTAGAACCATATCGTAATAAACATCAAGTGTACTCAAAATGGGGAAAGATAAACAAAAACTTCATGTTGTTTAACGATTTATATAACATGAAACGGCAATGGAAAAACTGCGAAAGTGATGAAGTGATTTTGGAGAAAGCCTTTAACATTTATCAAAAAGAGCAAAAGAATACTTTCAAATTTTTTGAAGTTTGGAATCTACTCAAAGGCAACAAAAAATGGCAAAATCTAAAAACAAGCGACGAGCACATCAATAATGGATCAAAACAGTCAAGAACTTCTGAATCCGAACACACTTCATCAGATGCTCGTGTTGGTTTCGACCTCAACAAGGATGAGTCTGTTCAAGTGTCACCACCCCCAACCAATGGGAAGggacaaaacaaaaaacaaaggcAAAGGAAAAGT ATAGAGAGTCGGAAACAAAGGGACAACAACCTGAGTGTGCTATCGATGGACACATCGAATTTGACCGGGGATGCGCTTCAAGTTGTTTTGCAAATAAAGGAAGACGTGAAAAAACGTTACACTAATCTTGGTTAA